One Nocardia iowensis DNA window includes the following coding sequences:
- a CDS encoding peptide ABC transporter substrate-binding protein, translating into MATSLGLTACSSDDGADADIVTVNGAEPQNPLVPTNTNENMGGRVVDRLFAGLKYYDANGVAHNELAESIESTDRKNYKITIKPDWKFSDGTPVTAKSFVDAWNYGALATNAQLQNYVFAAIIGFDDVQAEKPAVQTMSGLKVVDDRTFTVALKQPSIDFEVGLGFAPFYPLPEAAFKDMKAFGENPIGNGPYKFARTGAWEHNVKIDMVPNPEYKGGRPAKNKGLRFVMYQSFETAYADLQAGNLDALDVVPESAIASFEQDLGDRAIKKAIAYKQALGIQTNVAHFSGEEGVLRRKAISMAINREQICQNIFHGTRIPSLDFTARTLPGYRDDLPGNELLKYNPAEAKKLWAQADAISPWSGRYEIAYNSDGGHQGWVEATANSIKNTLGIDAVGAPVPTFKTIRDAITNKTIGKAFRHGWQGDYPTMLQFLTSQYYSFSGTNSVTYDSKEFDGLLNAALAASSLEESYKIVAQAQTLLFKDMADIPMFDYVAAAGRSDRVKKAELPWSGLFDFEGIEK; encoded by the coding sequence ATGGCCACAAGCCTCGGGCTGACCGCATGTTCGTCGGATGACGGTGCCGACGCCGACATCGTCACGGTCAATGGCGCTGAGCCGCAGAACCCGTTGGTGCCCACCAACACCAACGAGAACATGGGTGGCCGGGTTGTCGACCGGTTGTTCGCGGGTCTGAAGTACTACGACGCGAACGGCGTCGCGCACAACGAGCTGGCCGAGTCGATCGAGAGCACCGACCGGAAGAACTACAAGATCACCATCAAGCCGGACTGGAAGTTCTCCGACGGCACACCGGTGACGGCGAAGTCGTTCGTCGACGCCTGGAACTACGGTGCGCTCGCCACCAACGCGCAGTTGCAGAACTATGTGTTCGCGGCGATCATCGGGTTCGACGACGTGCAGGCGGAAAAGCCTGCGGTGCAGACGATGTCGGGGTTGAAGGTGGTCGATGACCGTACCTTCACCGTGGCGTTGAAGCAGCCATCGATCGACTTCGAGGTCGGCCTCGGATTCGCCCCGTTCTACCCGCTGCCCGAGGCGGCGTTCAAGGACATGAAGGCGTTCGGTGAGAACCCGATCGGCAACGGCCCCTACAAGTTCGCGCGCACGGGCGCGTGGGAGCACAACGTCAAGATCGATATGGTGCCCAACCCCGAGTACAAGGGTGGCCGTCCGGCCAAGAACAAGGGTCTGCGGTTCGTGATGTACCAGTCCTTCGAAACGGCCTACGCGGATCTACAGGCTGGCAACCTGGACGCTCTCGATGTCGTTCCGGAAAGCGCGATCGCGTCCTTCGAGCAGGATCTCGGCGATCGCGCGATCAAGAAGGCGATCGCGTACAAGCAGGCCCTCGGCATCCAGACCAACGTTGCGCACTTCAGCGGCGAAGAGGGAGTGCTGCGGCGCAAGGCGATCTCGATGGCGATCAACCGGGAGCAGATCTGCCAGAACATCTTCCACGGCACCAGGATTCCATCGCTCGACTTCACCGCGCGTACGCTGCCCGGGTATCGGGATGACCTGCCCGGCAATGAGCTGCTGAAGTACAACCCGGCGGAGGCCAAGAAGCTGTGGGCCCAGGCCGACGCCATCTCCCCGTGGTCGGGTCGTTACGAGATCGCCTACAACTCCGACGGCGGCCATCAGGGCTGGGTCGAGGCCACGGCGAACAGCATCAAGAACACGCTGGGTATCGACGCCGTCGGCGCACCGGTTCCGACGTTCAAGACCATCAGGGACGCGATCACCAACAAGACGATCGGCAAGGCGTTCCGGCACGGCTGGCAGGGTGACTACCCGACGATGCTGCAGTTCCTGACCTCGCAGTATTACAGCTTCTCCGGAACCAACAGTGTCACCTACGACAGCAAAGAGTTCGACGGCCTGCTGAATGCCGCGCTGGCCGCGTCGAGCTTGGAGGAGTCCTACAAGATCGTGGCACAGGCGCAGACCCTGCTGTTCAAGGACATGGCCGATATCCCCATGTTCGACTACGTCGCCGCGGCGGGCCGGTCGGACCGGGTGAAGAAGGCCGAACTCCCCTGGAGCGGCCTGTTCGACTTCGAGGGTATCGAGAAGTAG
- a CDS encoding thiamine pyrophosphate-dependent enzyme, with protein MTTVAEMIVTALADEGVTHVWGVVGDALNPITDAIRREDRIEWIGVRHEEVAAYAAGAQAQLTGTIGVCMGTVGPGSIHLLGGLYDAKKSHAPVLAICGQVPTSEMGSEYFQEVDNDAVFRDVAEFTATVTTPEQMPRLLEQAVNAAMSRQSVSVLTIPGDIGGRKLDNDVRPRFVARDRTIVPGSTEIAQAAATLNKAEKVSLLVGIGAREAREEVLRLAEQLSAPMVLTIKAKEGLEDDNPYAVGQTGLIGNPAANSALEDCDVLFMVGTDFPYRDWYPTGKTVIQLDARLDHIGRRTPVDVALVGHAGPSLRELLSKLDAKKSDKHLKKAQSEYQRWTENQQRLAEPKHDRKFLGRIRRHLDNPDQLIRPEAVAAAVNTHAADDAIFTSDTGMSTVWLSRFLSLRGSRRLLGSYNFGSMANAMPQALGAQILDRDRQVVAFCGDGGLMMLLGDLRTAVTYDLPVTLVVFNNGRLGMVKLEQEEGGLPEFGTVLDNPDLAAVAHAMGLESRRVTDPDDLDQAVADAFAQRRPVLLDVVTNPDEISVPPKPTFDQAWGFAIAKVKETLESRA; from the coding sequence ATGACCACAGTTGCGGAAATGATCGTCACCGCGCTCGCGGACGAGGGCGTCACCCATGTCTGGGGTGTCGTCGGCGACGCACTGAACCCGATCACCGATGCGATCCGCCGCGAGGATCGCATCGAGTGGATCGGCGTCCGCCACGAGGAGGTCGCCGCCTACGCCGCGGGCGCTCAGGCCCAGCTCACCGGCACCATCGGGGTGTGCATGGGCACCGTTGGCCCCGGCTCGATCCATCTGCTCGGCGGTCTCTACGACGCGAAGAAATCGCACGCGCCGGTGCTCGCGATCTGCGGTCAGGTGCCGACCTCGGAGATGGGCAGCGAGTACTTCCAGGAAGTCGACAACGACGCGGTCTTCCGTGACGTCGCGGAGTTCACCGCGACGGTGACCACTCCCGAACAGATGCCCCGCCTGCTCGAACAGGCCGTGAACGCGGCGATGTCCCGGCAGAGCGTCTCGGTGCTGACCATTCCGGGTGACATCGGCGGTCGGAAACTGGACAACGACGTGCGGCCCCGGTTCGTCGCGCGGGACCGCACGATCGTTCCCGGCTCGACCGAGATCGCGCAGGCCGCGGCGACGCTCAACAAGGCGGAGAAGGTCTCGCTGCTCGTCGGCATCGGGGCCAGGGAAGCGCGGGAGGAGGTATTGCGGCTGGCAGAGCAGCTTTCGGCGCCGATGGTGCTCACCATCAAGGCGAAGGAAGGACTCGAGGACGACAATCCGTACGCGGTCGGGCAGACCGGACTGATCGGGAACCCCGCCGCCAACTCGGCGCTCGAGGACTGCGATGTGCTGTTCATGGTCGGTACCGATTTCCCCTACCGCGACTGGTATCCCACCGGCAAGACCGTCATCCAACTCGACGCCCGCTTGGACCACATCGGTCGCCGCACACCGGTCGACGTCGCACTCGTCGGACACGCGGGCCCCTCGCTTCGCGAACTCCTCTCGAAGCTGGACGCCAAGAAGTCCGACAAGCATCTGAAGAAGGCGCAATCGGAGTACCAGCGCTGGACCGAAAACCAGCAGCGGCTGGCCGAGCCCAAGCACGATCGCAAGTTCCTCGGCCGAATCCGGCGCCACCTGGACAACCCGGACCAACTGATTCGCCCGGAAGCGGTTGCCGCCGCGGTGAACACGCATGCCGCCGATGACGCGATTTTCACCTCGGACACCGGTATGTCCACGGTGTGGCTGTCCCGTTTTCTCAGCCTGCGCGGCTCCCGCCGGTTGCTCGGCTCGTACAACTTCGGCTCCATGGCCAACGCCATGCCGCAGGCCCTCGGGGCCCAGATTCTCGACCGCGACCGCCAGGTGGTCGCGTTCTGCGGGGATGGCGGGCTGATGATGCTGCTCGGCGATCTGCGCACGGCGGTCACCTACGACCTGCCGGTCACGCTGGTGGTGTTCAACAACGGGCGGCTCGGCATGGTCAAACTCGAGCAGGAAGAGGGCGGCTTGCCCGAATTCGGCACCGTCCTCGACAACCCGGATCTGGCCGCCGTCGCGCACGCGATGGGTCTGGAGTCGCGGCGGGTGACCGATCCGGACGATCTCGATCAGGCGGTCGCGGACGCCTTCGCGCAACGCCGGCCGGTGCTGCTCGATGTCGTCACCAACCCCGATGAGATCTCGGTGCCCCCGAAACCCACCTTCGACCAGGCGTGGGGCTTCGCGATCGCCAAGGTGAAGGAGACGCTGGAGAGTCGGGCATAG
- a CDS encoding GlsB/YeaQ/YmgE family stress response membrane protein yields the protein MLGLGIIGWIIIGGLAGWIASKIMKTDAQQGILLNIVVGIVGGLLGGFLLRLFDVDVEGGGLWFSFFTCLGGAVVLLFLVGLVTGRRVSR from the coding sequence ATGCTGGGTCTCGGGATCATCGGCTGGATCATCATCGGCGGTCTTGCGGGCTGGATTGCCAGCAAGATCATGAAGACGGACGCTCAGCAGGGCATTCTGCTGAATATCGTGGTGGGCATCGTCGGCGGTCTACTCGGTGGTTTCCTGCTGCGCCTGTTCGATGTCGACGTCGAGGGCGGCGGACTGTGGTTCAGCTTCTTCACCTGCCTCGGTGGTGCGGTGGTCCTGTTGTTCCTGGTCGGCCTGGTCACCGGTCGGCGAGTTTCCCGATGA
- a CDS encoding PIG-L deacetylase family protein, which yields MVAEPLTDLVARGTPERIWTRWRHRRPELSLTGWRHLIVVAPHPDDEVLGVGGLIALARSRDLPVTVVTVTDGEASHPGSPTCSPTQLADVRVAESRRAAQELGAEAPIRLGFRDGRVATDEAAVTAALCDILTECGHTGAWCATTWRRDGHPDHEAVGRAAAAACAGTATRLLEFPVWMWHWATPEHPVVPASRARTLTLPGAAVDAKLRAIAQFRSQILPMSEDPADQPILPPEALDRFTGASETFFV from the coding sequence ATGGTTGCCGAACCGCTGACCGATCTCGTCGCACGGGGAACTCCCGAGCGCATCTGGACCCGGTGGCGCCACCGTCGCCCGGAACTCTCCCTCACCGGCTGGCGGCATCTGATCGTCGTCGCGCCACATCCCGATGACGAGGTGCTCGGTGTCGGCGGACTGATCGCGCTGGCCCGCTCGCGGGACCTGCCGGTTACCGTCGTCACGGTGACTGACGGCGAAGCCTCCCATCCGGGCTCGCCGACTTGTTCGCCGACCCAGCTCGCCGATGTGCGGGTGGCGGAATCACGCCGGGCCGCCCAGGAATTGGGGGCCGAAGCACCGATTCGGCTCGGCTTCCGGGACGGCCGAGTGGCCACCGACGAGGCGGCCGTGACCGCCGCACTGTGCGACATCCTCACCGAGTGCGGCCACACCGGGGCCTGGTGCGCGACGACCTGGCGGCGCGACGGTCACCCCGACCACGAAGCCGTCGGCCGGGCTGCCGCGGCGGCCTGTGCGGGCACCGCGACCCGACTGCTCGAGTTCCCGGTGTGGATGTGGCACTGGGCAACTCCCGAACATCCTGTCGTCCCGGCCAGCCGCGCCCGGACATTGACATTGCCCGGCGCGGCGGTCGACGCCAAGTTGCGCGCCATCGCGCAATTCCGCAGCCAGATCCTGCCGATGTCGGAAGATCCCGCCGACCAGCCGATCCTGCCGCCGGAGGCGTTGGACCGGTTCACCGGCGCCTCAGAAACGTTCTTCGTATGA
- a CDS encoding SAM-dependent methyltransferase — translation MNETGLAAGYFNDLYARDTDPWGFTTRWYEQRKRALTMAALPQARYHSAFEPGCSTGALAAELTARCDRLVCTDTAAQALHAASQRIERLPESARGAVEFHRWGLGDEWADEHFDLIVFSEVCYCLESASLRKAFEHAVEHIEPRGTLLCVHWRRKVREYPLSGDHVHAIARTTPGLSTLSGYHDEDMLLDVFTAGEREPLAEAEYLE, via the coding sequence ATGAACGAGACCGGCTTGGCAGCAGGCTATTTCAACGATCTGTACGCCCGTGATACGGATCCGTGGGGCTTCACCACCCGCTGGTACGAGCAGCGCAAGCGAGCGCTCACCATGGCGGCCCTACCGCAGGCCCGCTACCACAGCGCATTCGAGCCCGGCTGTTCGACCGGTGCGCTCGCCGCGGAACTCACCGCCCGCTGCGATCGCCTGGTGTGCACCGATACCGCCGCCCAGGCGCTACACGCGGCGAGCCAGCGGATCGAACGACTGCCCGAATCCGCGCGCGGCGCAGTGGAATTCCACCGTTGGGGGCTCGGTGACGAATGGGCCGACGAGCATTTCGACCTGATCGTCTTCAGCGAGGTCTGTTACTGCCTCGAATCGGCAAGCCTGCGTAAGGCTTTCGAGCACGCCGTCGAGCACATCGAGCCTCGCGGCACGCTGCTCTGCGTGCACTGGCGCCGAAAGGTCCGCGAGTACCCGTTATCCGGCGATCACGTCCACGCGATCGCCCGCACCACCCCCGGCCTGTCGACGCTGTCGGGTTACCACGACGAGGACATGCTGCTCGATGTCTTCACAGCGGGCGAGCGCGAACCGCTCGCCGAGGCCGAATACCTCGAGTGA
- a CDS encoding prolyl oligopeptidase family serine peptidase, translating to MSGVGVRGWWRAGAVALAAVMIAACGHEAAQDDPFQWLEELDSPRAKAWVAAENDKTLRVLEQDPRYADNLAAAKELGNAPDRIPMPRFANGAIENFWQGPDHPRGIWRTTSVADYESPQPNWSKLLDLDALAEAEQKNWVWKGVDCDPVTRKRCLVSLSEGGEDAVTLREFDVATKEFVTDGFVLPRSKQSVAWVDDNTVLVSREWQSGETTTSGYPFIVKQVRRGQPLTEAVEITRGDKSDGLGTQPLLLEDGKALRLNVVQRGPSFFERQFSLLTGSGTARLELPPKSDLAGLVGNHLLVSLRQDWTTEGATFRAGSLVSLNADEVIKNPQRLRATPIYLPGPTETLEGVLATRDRIVVTSLNDVRGRATVYTPQPDGSWSGAPVPLPDNATIDTVDADPQGSVAYLSVTSFLEPTTLWSLDTGTGRVQPVKTTPPRFDSSRYVVEQHKAASPDGTQVPYFIVHAADMKLDGTTPTILHAYGGFGLSQTPSYDGLLGRRWLERGGAFVVANIRGGGEFGPAWHEAALTTNRQRAFDDFAAVGKDLIARDITTPQRLGILGGSNGGLLMGVELTQHPELWNAVGIQVPLLDMMRYEQIAAGASWVGEYGTVADPAQRAFLESISPYRQLRSGVPYPEPFIWTSTKDDRVGPQHARKFAARLAELGTPYLFYEADQGGHGSGTNIDEKARTSALEYTYFMRRLM from the coding sequence ATGAGCGGTGTTGGCGTGCGTGGCTGGTGGCGAGCCGGGGCGGTGGCGCTCGCCGCGGTGATGATCGCGGCATGCGGGCACGAGGCGGCTCAGGACGATCCGTTCCAGTGGCTCGAGGAACTCGACAGTCCACGAGCCAAAGCGTGGGTCGCCGCGGAGAACGACAAGACGCTCCGCGTCCTGGAGCAGGATCCTCGGTATGCCGACAACCTGGCCGCGGCCAAGGAACTCGGGAACGCGCCCGATCGCATCCCCATGCCGAGGTTCGCCAACGGCGCGATCGAGAACTTCTGGCAAGGTCCAGACCACCCGCGCGGGATCTGGCGGACCACCTCGGTCGCCGATTACGAGTCGCCACAACCGAATTGGTCCAAGCTGCTGGACCTGGACGCGTTGGCGGAGGCCGAGCAGAAGAATTGGGTCTGGAAGGGCGTCGACTGCGATCCGGTCACCCGGAAGCGGTGCCTGGTCTCCCTGTCGGAAGGCGGCGAGGACGCCGTGACGCTGCGCGAATTCGACGTGGCCACCAAGGAATTCGTGACCGACGGGTTCGTTCTTCCGCGCAGTAAGCAGAGCGTCGCCTGGGTGGACGACAACACGGTGCTGGTATCGCGGGAGTGGCAGTCGGGGGAGACGACGACCTCGGGTTACCCGTTCATCGTCAAGCAGGTGCGGCGCGGCCAACCACTCACGGAAGCAGTGGAAATCACCCGCGGCGACAAGTCGGACGGTCTCGGCACCCAACCGCTGCTGCTGGAGGACGGAAAAGCACTCAGGCTGAACGTCGTGCAGCGCGGCCCTTCCTTCTTCGAACGTCAATTCAGCCTGCTCACCGGGTCCGGCACGGCCAGGCTGGAATTGCCGCCGAAGTCGGATCTGGCGGGTCTCGTCGGTAACCACCTCTTGGTGTCGCTCCGGCAGGACTGGACCACCGAGGGCGCGACATTCCGCGCTGGATCACTGGTTTCGCTGAACGCCGACGAGGTGATCAAGAATCCGCAACGGCTGCGCGCCACCCCCATCTACCTGCCCGGCCCCACGGAGACCCTGGAGGGTGTGCTGGCGACCCGCGATCGGATCGTCGTCACCTCCCTGAACGACGTGCGCGGACGCGCCACCGTCTACACCCCGCAGCCGGACGGTTCCTGGTCGGGTGCGCCGGTGCCGTTGCCGGACAATGCCACCATCGACACCGTGGACGCCGATCCGCAGGGCAGCGTCGCCTACCTGTCGGTCACTTCGTTTCTGGAACCGACCACTCTCTGGAGCCTGGACACCGGCACCGGCCGCGTGCAGCCGGTGAAAACCACGCCGCCACGGTTCGATTCGTCCCGGTACGTAGTAGAGCAGCACAAGGCGGCATCACCCGACGGCACCCAGGTGCCGTACTTCATCGTGCACGCCGCGGACATGAAACTCGACGGCACCACCCCGACGATCCTGCATGCCTACGGCGGCTTCGGCCTGTCCCAAACGCCCAGCTACGACGGCCTGCTCGGCAGGCGGTGGCTGGAGCGCGGCGGCGCTTTCGTCGTGGCGAATATTCGCGGGGGTGGCGAATTCGGCCCGGCCTGGCACGAGGCCGCACTCACTACCAACCGGCAACGCGCCTTCGATGATTTCGCCGCTGTCGGTAAGGATCTGATCGCCCGTGACATCACCACGCCGCAGCGTCTCGGCATCCTCGGCGGCTCGAACGGCGGCCTGCTGATGGGCGTCGAACTCACGCAACATCCGGAGCTGTGGAACGCGGTCGGCATCCAGGTGCCGCTGCTCGACATGATGCGCTACGAGCAGATTGCCGCGGGCGCGTCCTGGGTCGGTGAGTACGGCACCGTCGCGGACCCCGCCCAGCGCGCCTTCCTCGAATCCATTTCGCCCTACCGGCAATTGCGGTCGGGAGTGCCGTACCCGGAACCGTTCATCTGGACTTCCACCAAGGACGACCGGGTCGGCCCGCAGCATGCCCGCAAGTTCGCGGCTCGCCTAGCCGAACTCGGCACCCCGTATCTCTTCTACGAGGCCGACCAAGGCGGCCATGGGTCCGGTACCAATATCGACGAAAAGGCCCGGACCAGTGCCCTCGAATACACCTACTTCATGCGCAGACTCATGTGA
- a CDS encoding TerD family protein, translating to MITLKKEDGAADLAGVTKLSVGVSWDPSAGASGGALGWARRKRGVDLDLIAILMQGAEPVRFAGLDSLDPLGNGSVLHSGDEQTGAATGDDETVHVTFADVPGGIDAIVFVAAAFKKGSSFEKANNISFKVYDASGGTSQQVADIWPSLLGADNANAVARAFRSGSAWQLEVLNRKGKIKQGDKQALLRFAVA from the coding sequence ATGATCACGCTCAAAAAAGAAGACGGCGCCGCGGATCTCGCAGGCGTCACCAAACTGAGTGTCGGGGTGAGCTGGGATCCTTCGGCGGGGGCCAGCGGCGGCGCACTCGGCTGGGCCCGCCGCAAGCGCGGCGTCGACCTGGACCTGATCGCCATCCTGATGCAAGGCGCCGAGCCGGTCCGTTTCGCCGGGCTCGACTCGCTGGACCCGCTGGGTAACGGCTCCGTCCTGCACAGCGGTGACGAACAGACCGGCGCCGCCACCGGCGACGACGAGACCGTCCACGTCACCTTCGCCGATGTGCCCGGCGGCATCGACGCGATCGTGTTCGTCGCCGCCGCCTTCAAGAAGGGCTCGTCCTTCGAAAAGGCGAACAACATCAGTTTCAAGGTCTACGACGCCAGCGGCGGCACCAGCCAGCAGGTCGCCGACATCTGGCCGTCGCTGCTCGGCGCGGACAACGCCAACGCCGTGGCCCGCGCCTTCCGCTCCGGTTCCGCCTGGCAGCTGGAAGTCCTGAACCGCAAGGGCAAGATCAAGCAGGGCGACAAGCAGGCACTGCTCCGCTTCGCCGTCGCGTAG